Proteins from a single region of Trypanosoma brucei brucei TREU927 chromosome 7, complete sequence:
- a CDS encoding regulator of chromosome condensation, putative (similar to GB:AAD08657.1: HERC2 {Homo sapiens}; weakly similar to Regulator of chromosome condensation (PRP20 protein) (Pheromoneresponse pathway component SRM1). (Swiss-Prot:P21827) [Saccharomyces cerevisiae]), with protein MHEPREVVPLERAFLDVPDVSEDVHWLLRRFVNEDGVVLGWGLCRNGELGTGTRNNVITPFIIGGLDKPIRIGCSSMTSVWLGVRGAVLTMGGGMWGELGVPDPQVMPLLSCTEHGVPISTAQIDLRQFNWNEMIVDVKGGHAFFAALSSKGEVLLWGANDYAQCTPEVRGACCATPRKRRVAAERIVEVACGNYTVLALSERGEVYGWGYTLLLGEEESTWKTLPPNHLKRVIVDGEERGTVVQPVKIRSLSSKSISHIRMGPWHAFAFSSEGRAYSWGLGEGGRLGHGDEENVSLPKEVKGLKSAVVEVACGSFHTCLVTSSGLAYACGDNQGGQCGVPGEVIVTTFRQLDLPLRHKVISASCGRHHTLLLLETGEVVAYGTGLGVGVGLGHGLRMIRGVPIMDNYISLWLTSGSCHNFSLSLPKNLSMLILGLPHRGVHSAISVIGVKEGLLTAALGQGFSIILNRRGVCYAMGMGGWGQLGIDLSKVRDFTHDRVPVVRHATKITSLSSSAIVQVSAGICFSAALSDTQRVFTWGSNVYGQCGLGVSPIENPRIAEPQEIGWLADKMIVQVACGCFFALALSATGCVYSWGNIECCGVGDLPLPPEIPDNLVMESLGNDSTASILMPVEVPSLSNIVAVAAGAWHAMALNAAGEIYAWGIGACGRLGYGGEDDRITPVKVLLSAFATKIGCGPFGSYAITDEGKLYVWGANGRAQLSATGSRILLPTHVLDDVMEATLGKYFALVLTRSREFRFSGVMEHQKGVYVSESFNDLRNIPPELSRDNLSMEGCQGVRVFAGVEHAIVLVEKDPLPPAVVTELHYTLRDRPAQIIRRSAR; from the coding sequence ATGCACGAACCTCGTGAAGTAGTTCCTCTGGAGCGCGCTTTCCTGGACGTTCCCGACGTCTCGGAGGACGTACATTGGCTTTTGCGCCGGTTCGTCAACGAAGACGGTGTCGTCCTGGGTTGGGGCCTTTGTCGCAACGGTGAACTGGGGACGGGTACTCGGAACAACGTCATTACGCCGTTTATCATTGGTGGTTTGGATAAACCGATTCGCATAGGATGCTCCTCCATGACCTCCGTGTGGCTAGGCGTCCGCGGTGCTGTCCTTACAATGGGTGGTGGCATGTGGGGTGAACTTGGCGTTCCGGACCCACAGGTGATGCCACTTCTCTCCTGCACTGAACATGGCGTGCCTATTTCAACCGCACAAATTGATCTCCGGCAATTCAATTGGAATGAGATGATTGTGGACGTCAAGGGAGGGCATGCATTTTTTGCTGCACTTTCTAGCAAAGGGGAGGTGTTATTGTGGGGGGCAAACGATTACGCCCAATGTACTCCTGAGGTAAGGGGAGCGTGCTGTGCAACACCACGCAAACGCCGTGTGGCGGCTGAGAGAATTGTGGAGGTTGCTTGCGGCAACTATACCGTTTTGGCCCTCTCAGAGCGTGGTGAAGTATACGGCTGGGGCTACACCCTTCTCCTTGGCGAGGAGGAATCGACGTGGAAGACGTTGCCCCCGAATCATTTGAAAAGAGTGATTGTGGATGGCGAAGAGAGGGGTACCGTCGTGCAACCTGTTAAAATTCGTTCGTTGAGTTCCAAGTCGATAAGCCACATACGGATGGGACCGTGGCATGCCTTTGCGTTTAGCAGTGAAGGCCGTGCTTATAGCTGGGGTCTAGGGGAGGGTGGCCGACTGGGGCACGGTGACGAGGAAAACGTCAGCTTACCAAAGGAAGTCAAGGGGCTTAAATCAGCTGTGGTTGAGGTTGCGTGCGGCAGTTTCCACACATGTTTGGTAACCTCCAGCGGCCTCGCGTACGCCTGTGGAGATAACCAAGGCGGCCAATGCGGAGTCCCCGGTGAAGTCATAGTTACAACCTTTCGTCAACTCGACCTTCCACTACGCCATAAGGTGATATCGGCGTCGTGTGGGCGACACCATACGTTGCTGCTTTTAGAAACGGGAGAAGTCGTAGCATACGGAACGGGGTTGGGCGTTGGTGTAGGACTGGGGCACGGCTTGCGGATGATACGAGGTGTTCCCATCATGGACAACTACATATCACTATGGCTGACAAGTGGGTCGTGCCACAACTTCTCCCTTAGCTTACCCAAGAACCTTTCCATGCTTATACTAGGGCTGCCACACCGGGGGGTTCACAGTGCGATTTCAGTCATTGGGGTAAAGGAGGGACTCTTAACTGCTGCTTTGGGACAGGGCTTTTCCATCATATTGAATAGACGCGGCGTGTGTTATGCAATGGGAATGGGTGGATGGGGACAACTCGGCATTGACCTCAGTAAAGTGCGGGATTTCACTCACGATAGGGTGCCTGTTGTGCGGCATGCCACCAAAATAACCAGTCTTAGTTCCTCAGCGATCGTGCAAGTTAGCGCCGGGATTTGCTTCTCGGCGGCACTCAGCGATACCCAGCGTGTCTTTACGTGGGGAAGCAACGTGTACGGTCAGTGTGGACTCGGTGTTAGTCCTATAGAGAAcccacgcattgctgaacctCAAGAAATTGGATGGCTTGCCGATAAGATGATCGTCCAAGTGGCGTgtggttgtttttttgctctggCGCTGAGTGCAACTGGTTGCGTTTACAGCTGGGGCAACATTGAGTGTTGTGGCGTGGGCGACTTGCCGCTGCCACCGGAGATACCAGACAACCTTGTAATGGAGTCGTTAGGAAACGATAGCACTGCCAGTATCCTTATGCCAGTGGAAGTGCCAAGTCTTTCCAACATCGTAGCCGTGGCAGCTGGGGCTTGGCATGCAATGGCGTTGAACGCTGCGGGGGAAATTTACGCATGGGGCATTGGTGCTTGTGGACGACTTGGTTACGGTGGAGAAGATGACCGCATCACTCCTGTGAAGGTGTTGCTTTCCGCTTTCGCTACAAAAattggatgcggaccctttGGGAGTTACGCCATCACCGATGAAGGCAAGCTGTATGTGTGGGGCGCCAATGGAAGGGCTCAGCTTTCTGCTACAGGAAGCCGCATTCTCCTTCCAACGCATGTGCTCGATGATGTGATGGAGGCCACATTGGGGAAGTATTTTGCCCTTGTCCTTACTCGCTCCCGTGAGTTCAGGTTTTCGGGCGTGATGGAGCACCAGAAGGGCGTGTACGTCAGCGAGTCGTTTAACGACCTGAGGAATATACCTCCAGAGTTATCCAGGGACAACCTGTCGATGGAAGGATGCCAAGGCGTACGAGTGTTTGCCGGGGTGGAGCATGCAATTGTGCTCGTGGAAAAGGACCCACTACCACCAGCTGTGGTTACTGAGCTGCACTACACGTTGCGGGATCGGCCGGCGCAAATTATCAGGCGAAGTGCCCGTTAG